CCGAAAACGATAAACAGGATTGGCAACAAGGCCAGAGGTGGTACTAGTGAAATCACCGTCAGTAGAGGCGATACCGAAGCGCCAACCAGGGGAATGGCGCCGGTGAACATTCCCAGTAGCAAACCAATGGTCGCCGCGATCAGTACCCCAAGACCCAGGCGCTTCAGGCTGCTCACCGTATCCTGCCAGAAAATGATCTTGCCGGTGCGTTTACTGGGCTCTGCCGCCATTCGATGTACCGCATCACCCATTTGGGAAAACGAAGGTAGCAGCTTGTCTTTTTCGTTTTCTGCCAACCTCGCCTGTGAGCCCGCCATATAAATCATCAGGATCAACAAAAACGGCAGCAGACCCAGAAACAGCGCGCCGCTTTTGCCAGGCTTCAGATTTATCAGGCGTTTCATCGGGCTTCTCTCATCATCACGTTATCTTCCAGATTGTCGCAACGCTACTGCCAAAACACATCAAAGCTTGTCATCGGCCGCCAACTGCATATAGGTGGGATCGAAACGAAATTTGATATTGGTTTCGTCACCGTAAGTGCCTGCAGGCATTTCGATACCGACAAACTCGGCACTGGGTACACCGTTGCCCAGAAGGCCGTGATCGAAGGAGAACTCTGCAACACTTTTCATCGACGCAAGCAACTTCTCACTGTTAGTGAGTGTCAGTGCTTGTGCAGGGGTGTAGAACATTTCAGTACTGGCCAACTGCGCTTCATAGCCGGCCAGATCGGTGCCCGAGGCGGTGGCCATATGCGTTTTTGCTGCAGAGGAGGCGTCTTGCTCACCGGACATCAATTCCATGATTTCATACCAGGCGCCTACTAAGGCCTTGCCCAGTGCCGGTGTGGATTTCAGGGTTTCGGTGTTCACCACCAGCAGGTCGATAATTTCGCCGGGAATTTTTGAAGAATCGAACACCGTCTGACTTTCGGGCATGGCCTCAATCTCGCCGAGCAACGGATTCCAGGTAGCAACCGCAGTGACGCCATCGGTACCGTAGGCGGCGACCATGTCTGCGTCTGAAGTATTCACGACGGTGATATCTGCTTCACTCAGACCGACGGACTCCAGCCCACGCGCCAACAGGTAGTGGGAAACACTGAGCTCCACCAGATTGACACTCTGTCCTTTTATTTCCGCGAGATCCTTGCCGCCTTTCAATACGATGCCATCATTGCCGTTGGAGAAATCTCCGACAATCAGTGCGGTACTGTCGACACCACCAGCGGCGGGAATCGTCAGCGCATCCATATTGGTCATGGTGCAGGCATCGAACTCACCCATGGTGTATTGATTTACAGACTCGATATAGTCGTTTATCTGTACGACTTCGATATCAATCCCGTATTTATCGCCCCATTTTTTGACAATGCCCTGTTCGGCACCATAGGACCACGGCATCCAGCCAACATAGATAGACCAACAGACCTTGAAGCTTTCTTTCGCGCAGGCTGCAGAAGAGAGTGTGAGGGTAAAAAGTAGAATGGCGAGACGCTGCATCGCAGACCTCCAGTGTTTTCCGGTTTATATTCCAGGTTCACAGCAGTCGCAGCATTTCAGCTTCAATGGCGCTTGCTATTTGGGTTACGCAGAGAGCTCTTGGCAACGCTAACGCGCCAAACAGGTCTCCCGGGCTTTTATCCCGCCGTGTAACCCCTCTGGAAATCGGACTGGAGATTCCAATCGATCAGCCAAACAGGTCGGATGCTCTCGGACCAGACATCAAGGAAAGCAACGTTTCATTGACCGGAACCCTAGCGTCCTATTGAACAGATTGTCTCAATGGCACTAATGCCAAGAGTCTTGCACTCTAAATACATTCAACATGTATGCCAAGCGCTAAAAACCACCAAGGCAGGCGATAAGCGGCCATTCTGGTCTAAAAGAACAGGAGGAGAGACGCTACTGCGCACCAAAAAAGAACAAACAGGCACCCTTCTCGTGCGCAACCACCAAGTCCCGAGTAACCGCACCCGTGTTGCCCCTAAATCATGCTCCACTGACCACTGTAAGCCGCGAATAAAAATACAACGAGATTCGTCACAGCATGCGCTGTAATAGCATCGCCGATATGTTGAGAACGCAAACGCACAAATGCATAGACAAGCCCGGCAACCGTGCCTGCTACCCAGGCATCATGCATCGCACCAAAGGTAAGTGAAGATACCAGTACCGCCACTCCCGACAGAGCCAATCTCCCGCGGGTATAGCTGGACGAGCGGCTGAGCTTGCACAACAAGTAACCCCGAAAGGCCAGTTCCTCTGCAATTGGTACAGCGATTACCGCCCCTAAAAAACGAAACAACAACCACAAACCAGACCAAAGCACGGGTGCGTCCAGCAGGTTTTCAGTAAATATCCGATCGGTTTGTGGTGCGGAGTTAAACAACATCACTATCCAGATCAGGGCAACGCCAATGCCACAACCAAATGCGAGCAGATTCGGGCGATATGGTACCAGGCGCAGTGTTGGGAAAACCCAGATGAGAGCAAGCAGTACCGCAATCACTCGCAATGGATACAGCCAAACGAATTCGGACGATATTGCTGATGTCACCAATACCGTTCCAAGTAACACGATCAAAGGCATGAGTGTCGCAACAGCCTGCTCGCTGTTATCAGGAGACCTGGATACCGGTGAACCGAGCTGCACCATTCCCGAGTTGCCCGCATTTGGCTTCGCCACAAAACTCCATCGACCAGCAAACCACAAGAGCGCCAATGAGGTCACGATAAATGCAATCCACCCGGCCTGAGAGTGAAAGCCACCTATGGCGACATCCGCAGACCAGTGATAGCCCAAGGCAACCAACGCGGTAATCCGCACCACATTCAACAACCATATAATCGAAATCCCCAGGGGAAACAGGATGAAAGCGCGGGGAAAGCGAAACTCTTTAAAGTTGATATACATGTACAGTGAAAGAAACGCCGTAATCAATCCAATACCTTCATAACCAGAACAGGCTGGCGCCACACTGACAATAAAGTCGCCCAGACCAAGTATTTTCTGACCAGGTTCCACCACTACCAGCTCGGGATTAAATAGGGTCAGCAGATTTGAGCTCAGGAGGAACGTCAAGGTACTCAGCGGCGTCCAGAGGCGGTTCGCCCAGGCAGTAAAAAGCCAGACTATTACCGAGATTAGCGCTGCGGCAAGCACGCGCTTGCGATAACGCGCCAGGATTTCCAGCCAAAACCGTATAGGTGCCGACATAAGAGTCCAACACAACAGGCACGCCGAAAGTTCAACGCACCAAAGCAGAAATTCAGATAAGGCTGCTTGATTTCCATCACTGGCGTCATCAAAAATCACGGCAGAACTCTGCAGGAAAAACCAGTAACTTAATATTTGTGGCAGAAAATATATACCAGCGCGTTTGACATTGGCTTCAAACTGAATAATTTTCCACAACGTGCGCAATTCCCGCTGCAGTAATACACACAGAATCACAAGAAACAGCACAGCAATTTTGGCAACCTGCCCCATATAGCCAAAGGATATACGCCACCCCTGAGCGGCACCGTCCATCACCAGGGTGTAAGCATCAAAGCGCTGGCTGATATAGAGTAGCTGGAGCACCAGCAGCAACGCTATCCCCGCCTGCAATACAGCCCTAGGATGTATTGGTAAATAAAGACGTTCCCTGGCGAAATTATCCAAATCACTATTCCATTCAAAAAAAAACCCCGGTGCGAAAACCGGGGCTCTTACATCATTCAACTAAAAATCAACATTTTTTTGACGCACGTCTTTCACGACGAACAGCAACCAACCCCGCGAGTAATGCGAACGCAATACCTGCCCCGGCAACATCAATTTCCGGAGCAGCATGCATTTTTTTGTCTCCGTCATACTTACCACTCGGGGAAGATCCGTGGCGGCTAGCAGACTTAGCACCACCATTGTGCTTATTGCCATCATGTTGCTTATAGCTATCATGACTGCCAACAATATCACGGTGCTTGCCACCGTTCCCACCGTCAGCTAACGCTAAAGGTGAAGAAAGCATCAACACCGCCAAACTGGCATATACATACTTTTTCATTGATTTGGTCCAAGTAAATACCGCTGCTTCTCAGCGAGCATCCATTCAAATTCTGATCCACAATACGAATCAGTGTCCATTTTCAGCATCCTGCGTGCTACTCAAACATTCTTTATATTTATCAACATCTATGAAAGGGAATAAGTCCCGCTCAAATAGATCGCTCTACAATTAACTGCAAAGTTTAAAGGGGCGCCTGTAACCATGGCGGTCGTACGGCCTTTAAATCAGGCCCCCAAAATGAGAGGTCAGACATTCGCCCAGGCCATAAACGTGACACACCCCCAAAAAAGATGTGACCCAGTTAATACCGCTGAGCGTATCGGCAGATTAAATGCCATTTTTGTCCAAGTCCAGTAGCTATGATCCCGGGTAATTATTCAACAGCAAAAATAGGCGTCGAATTCTACTTTGATCGCACGCGCCCTGCCGAAATTTTTCCCGAAAACTCAGATTAACGCGGGCTGGGGAATCAAAGGAGGAAATTCCCGCCGAAGCAAGAAGGGACGGATTACTCTGGCTCCAGACTCACGAGTGGCCAGGTGAAGTAACAAAAGGTCCACGTGGTCAACATCAAGTTTCTTCAGACTCTCCTCAACAGACGGCAGGAAGTCATCCTTGCCAAATTCTGTCGTCCAATCCTTGGCCATATGTGATATCTCATCCCGCGGGATACCGGATACCTTGATAGCCGCACCAGCCGCGGCTTCGTTACCATAAATTTGAGCGGTATCGATGTGGCGAAAACCGAG
This is a stretch of genomic DNA from Microbulbifer bruguierae. It encodes these proteins:
- a CDS encoding putative urea ABC transporter substrate-binding protein — encoded protein: MQRLAILLFTLTLSSAACAKESFKVCWSIYVGWMPWSYGAEQGIVKKWGDKYGIDIEVVQINDYIESVNQYTMGEFDACTMTNMDALTIPAAGGVDSTALIVGDFSNGNDGIVLKGGKDLAEIKGQSVNLVELSVSHYLLARGLESVGLSEADITVVNTSDADMVAAYGTDGVTAVATWNPLLGEIEAMPESQTVFDSSKIPGEIIDLLVVNTETLKSTPALGKALVGAWYEIMELMSGEQDASSAAKTHMATASGTDLAGYEAQLASTEMFYTPAQALTLTNSEKLLASMKSVAEFSFDHGLLGNGVPSAEFVGIEMPAGTYGDETNIKFRFDPTYMQLAADDKL
- the xrtE gene encoding exosortase E/protease, VPEID-CTERM system, whose protein sequence is MDNFARERLYLPIHPRAVLQAGIALLLVLQLLYISQRFDAYTLVMDGAAQGWRISFGYMGQVAKIAVLFLVILCVLLQRELRTLWKIIQFEANVKRAGIYFLPQILSYWFFLQSSAVIFDDASDGNQAALSEFLLWCVELSACLLCWTLMSAPIRFWLEILARYRKRVLAAALISVIVWLFTAWANRLWTPLSTLTFLLSSNLLTLFNPELVVVEPGQKILGLGDFIVSVAPACSGYEGIGLITAFLSLYMYINFKEFRFPRAFILFPLGISIIWLLNVVRITALVALGYHWSADVAIGGFHSQAGWIAFIVTSLALLWFAGRWSFVAKPNAGNSGMVQLGSPVSRSPDNSEQAVATLMPLIVLLGTVLVTSAISSEFVWLYPLRVIAVLLALIWVFPTLRLVPYRPNLLAFGCGIGVALIWIVMLFNSAPQTDRIFTENLLDAPVLWSGLWLLFRFLGAVIAVPIAEELAFRGYLLCKLSRSSSYTRGRLALSGVAVLVSSLTFGAMHDAWVAGTVAGLVYAFVRLRSQHIGDAITAHAVTNLVVFLFAAYSGQWSMI
- a CDS encoding aldo/keto reductase — protein: MLGIGTYLLSDKEVAEVLPEALKLGFRHIDTAQIYGNEAAAGAAIKVSGIPRDEISHMAKDWTTEFGKDDFLPSVEESLKKLDVDHVDLLLLHLATRESGARVIRPFLLRREFPPLIPQPALI